Part of the Centroberyx gerrardi isolate f3 chromosome 11, fCenGer3.hap1.cur.20231027, whole genome shotgun sequence genome is shown below.
TGCTCAAACTGAAtattctgttcaaactgaatattctgttcaaactgaatattctgttcaaactgaataTTCTGCTCAAACTGAAtattctgttcaaactgaatattctgttcaaactgaataTTCTGCTCAAACTGAAtattctgttcaaactgaataTTCTGCTCAAACTGAATATTCTGCTCAAACTGAATATTCTGCTCAAACTGAATATTCTGCTCAAACTGAATGTTCTGCTCATCCAGGAAACACTGGTGGACAAACCGGAGAATCCCAGCAGAGGCAGAAGATCCGTCCACAGCTGCTGTGCTGGTCTGCGCTCCATGTTGTGTTCCTGGGTGTTTATTTCAGGAATTACAGAATTCCTGCAATGAAATTCTGACCAATGAGGGACCAGTTTGCTCGCGCATGGCGTTTGTTTACAAATTTTGGTCTGCTTAGAAATATTGCTGTGTGAAAAGAAACCGAACCCAGGGGTAAAAGCAACATTTCTAGAAAGTTGTAGTGTAGGTTCCGGTCCCGCCTACTTTTCGCCACAGTAAATTTCGCTGTGGCAATTCTGGTGTGACCGCGGCTTTACACTGATTTCCTCCTTTAAtctgtaactctctctcttctgactGATTCTGTCGTTTCCTCATCCTGCCGCTTGTTTGGCTTGATTTGCGTCATGATGAGTGACAGTTTGAAAGAGAGGCGGAGCCCCAAAGGGAGGCGAGGCCCAAAGGGAGGCGGGGCCAAAGGGAGGGGGGCCCTCAAAGGGAGGCAGCCGCAAAGGGAGGCGGGGCCAAAGGGAGGCGGGGCCCCAAAGGGAGGCGAGGTCCAAAGGGAGTCGGGGCCAAAGGGAGGCGGGGCCCCAAAGGGAGGCGGGGCCAAAGGGAGGCGGGGCCCCAAAGGGAGGCAGCCCCAAAGGGAGGCGGGCCCAAAGGGAGGCGGGGCCAAAGGGAGGCGGGGCCAAATGGAGGCAGGGCCCTCAAAGGGAGGCGGGACCCCAGGCACAGTGACTGATCTGCCTATAGGAATGTTTGGCTGTGTGTAACGGTTCTTCCTGTGTCCTGGTTGCCGTGGCGAGGTGGGCGGGTTCGGACGGTTCCAGTGGCTCCATGTGACTCTGATCAGTCTTCCTGGTTTGCTGATGGCGAGTCAGAACCTGCTGAACAACTTTACTGCAGGAATCCCTGCTCACCGCTGCCACCTGCAGGTCAACTATACACACTACAACCTGTCTGACCAccaggtacctgtctgtctgtctgcctgtctgactgtctgtctgtctgtctgtctgtctgcctgactgtctgtctgtctgactgtctgtctgtctgtctgtctgcctatctgtctgtctgtctgtctgtctgtctgcctgcctatctgcctgtctgtctgtctgtctgtctgcctgactgtctgtctgtctgactgtctgtctgtctgtctgtctgtctgtctgtctgactgtctgtctgtctgtctgtctgcctgactgtctgtctgtctgtctgtctgtctgcctatctgtctgtctgtctgtctgtctgactgtctgtctgtctgtctgtctaactgtctgtctgtctgtctatctgactgtctgtctgtcttcctgttgaTGATGTGTTCTCgatgatctgattggctgactggtttGATGTGATTGGTTGGTTGCAGGTGGATGAACAGCAGCTGCTGAGAGCGTTCATCCCTCTGGACTCCAATGGGAGGCTGGACCGCTGTAGGAggtaggaaggagggaaggagggaaggagggagggagggaaggagggaaggagggaaggaaggaaggagggccagagggaaggagggaaggaaggaaggaaggagggaaggagggaaggagggagggaaggagggaaggagggaaggagggagggaaggaaggaaggaaggagggaaggagggagggaaggaaggaaggaaggaaggagggaaggagggaaggagggaaggaaggaaggagggaaggaaggaaggagggaaggagggaaggagggagggaaggaaggagggagggaaggaaggaaggaaggaaggagggaaggagggaaggagggaaggagggagggagggaaggaaggaaggagggccggagggaaggagggatggaaggaaggaaggaaggaaggaaggagggaaggagggaaggagggagggaaggaaggaaggaaggaaggagggaaggggggagagagtactgtaaatgcaaaaatttacttcacccgttgtgggtcaaaatgaataagcaaggttcaagagtcttctgtggattctttattcagccatgcatggttcagttcagtgttccagacaagcaacaaagaagtgacaaagaacggagttcaggatccacttatataggttaaagtaaacaaaactataaatcttggctcatagccaaacccacttggttcaaaaccaaacccactagttcggactttttactgcgtgtccacctatagaatcatttaaaaccacacataaccatatatagttatcatgcatgcatccaagcactgattacatcattgtagtaagcaggacaaaaaacactccactttccaggacaaaggaaagcaagaacagagtgtactatccatataaaaaagcacattatacattttatttcttacagtaCTTTAGAACAAGTACTACTTGTCTATATacagtttatttataaagcactttccACGGTATTCAAAGACACTGTACAACACctaagggaaaaaaataataaatatataaaatatataaaacaaatggTACAAAATTGatgataaaatataaatgacaataataaaataatcacaCGAGTATGTatattaaaacagtaaaattgAAAAAACTGTTGATAGTTTGTTCATTTCTGGAGAGGCAGTGGGAGTCAGTTTGGAAAAGGTGGGTTAGTGGGTTACTtatactactacttatactactacttatactactactactgctatgtGGTAACAGTACTGTTCCTAGCCTCAGTGGCAGCTGCTGGCCAAcagttattagttattagttattaaCAGTTATTAACACAGTGTCATAACCCGGCCCGTAAGGCCATGACAAGAAGGGGAGACGGACGTGCAATGCCAGCAAAAGTTAAACATTtattgtaaataatataaaCTACAGAACAAAGGATGCATATGGCCTGGAAATCAATCAGTAGTGTAGGTGAgtgcatggggggggggggggggggtaaagcaGAAGGAGGCCAAAGGCAAACCAAACAAGCTGGGTGCAGACAGGGAGGCCAGCCAGGGAGAACACCTGGCCCAGGTGCAGAGGaggacaaggacacacacacacacacacacacacagataggcaGAGCAGGGCCGTCACACACAGTAtcagatgtactgtatgtggtaGTAGTATAAGTGTGTAGTAGTACTACCTGTCAGCAGTATAAGTgtgtagtagtacagtagtagtagtactatagTAGTACTACCAGTACcaccatatacagtatgtactacAGGTGTGTGCAGGCTCAGTGGCAGCTGCTGGCTAacagatgtactgtatatgttagCAGTATAACGCCCGGGCCACACCGCCTACCTCTACCTGCTCTACCTCTACCTGCTCTACCTCTACCTACTCTACCTCTACCTACTCTACCTCTACCTGCTCTAACTCTACATGCTCTACCTCTACCTACTCTACCTCTACCTGCTCTACCTCTACCTGCTCTACCTCTACCTACTCTACCTCTACCTGCTCTACCTCTACCTACTCTACCTCTACCTACTCTACCTCTACCTGCTCTACCTCTACCTACTCTACCTCTACCTGCTCTACCTCTACCTGCTCTACCTCTACCTGCCCTACCTCTACCTGCTCTACCTCTACTTGCTCTACCTCTACCTACTCTACCTCTACCTGCTCTACCTCTACCTGCTCTACCTCTACCTGCTCTACCTCTACctactctacctctacctctacctctacctactctacctctacctctacctactctacctctacctctacctactctacctctacctctacctctacctactctacctctacctctacctactCTACCTCTACCTACCCTACCTCTACCTGCTCTACCTCTACTTGCTCTACCTCTACCTACTCTACCTCTACCTACTCTAACTCTACCTTTACCTACTCTACCTCTACCTACTCTACCTTTACCTACTCTACCTCTACCTACTCTACCTCTACctactctacctctacctctacctctacctgCTCTACCTCTACCTGCTCTACCTCTACCTACTCTACCTCTACCTACTCTACCTCTACCTACTCTAACTCTACCTTTACCTACTCTACCTCTACCTACTCTACCTTTACCTACTCTACCTCTACCTACTCTACCTCTACttactctacctctacctctacctctacctgCTCTACCTCTACCTACTCTACCTCTACCTACTCTACCTCTACCTACTCTAACTCTACCTTTACCTACTCTACCTCTACCCACCCTACCTCTACCTGCTCTACCTCTACCTGCTCTACCTCTACCTACTCTACCTCTACCTACTCTAACTCTACCTTTACCTACTCTACCTCTACctactctacctctacctctacctaccctacctctacctgctctacctctacctactctacctctacctactctacctctacctctacctactctacctctacctactctacctctacctctacctgctctacctctacctactctacctctacctctacctactctacctactctacctctacctactctacctctacctactctacctctacctctacctaccctacctctacctactctacctctacctactctacctctacctctacctactCTACCTCTACCTACTCTACCTCTACTCTACCTCTACTTCTACCTACTCTACCTCTACctactctacctctacctctacctgctctaactctacctactctacctctacctactctacctctacctctacctctacctacctctacctactctacctctacctactctacctctacctctacctctacctaTTCTACCTCTACCTGTGCGTGACGGCTACCTCGCTGAACTGCTGCGGCTCGCACGCCTGtggtgtccacacacacacacacacacacacacacacacacacacagtgctgctgcGGCGGTGCTGCCTTCCAGCCCTGTCTTTCTACATTGAGTTTGCATTTGATAATGGCCATagaatgtttcatttcatgtcattatatatatatatatatacatatatatatgccGTTTTTGTTTACCctcgttcagagagagagagagagagagagagagagagagagagcacaccgGTAAAATACTGCCCTTCGCCTGATGTTCTTTTAACTTATTAACATAATATAATTATAGCCTACGTGGGGTTTCTGCTATGACTACCTATTTCCACAATTAAAAGCCGGTACTCCACTAATTTAGCCGTGCAAGTCACTGAATTTTCTACAACATGGTCCTGcaaatatttcacaataaaagccttgTGTTAACAAATGAAGGGATTCTGTCCACAGAAACACGAAAATCACTGTCTATTTTTGCTTAGAACCGCGCACGTCACGCGGAAAAAATAGGCGACACGCCGAATCTCTAGATGAGCCGCAGCTGAATCTCTAGATGAGCCGCAGCCGAGCCGCGGCCGAGCCGCGGCCGAGCCGCGGCCGAGCCGCGCCCGAGCCGCGCCGTTCACGCGGGCCGTGTGGCTGCTCTAACCTGTTAACATGGCCGCCGAAATGAAAAGCAACAGGTTCTGTGACGCACACGCGCTGCTCAGGTAGGCGGTGTGGCCCGGGCGTAAGTGAGTAGTACTACCTGTCAGCAGTATATGTGTGCAGTAGTACTACCTGTCAGCAGTATAAGTGTGCAGTAGTACTACCTGTCAGCAGTATATGTGTGCAGTAGTACTACCTGTCAGCAGTATAAGTGTGCAGTAGTACTACCTGTCAGCAGTATAAGTgtgcagtagtactacagtggtACTAACAGTACATGTACTACAGGTATGTGCAGCCTCAGTGGCAGCTGCTGGCCAACAGTTCGTCCAACAGCAGCGAGCTGCAGACGGAGGAATGTTCGGACGGATGGACGTACGAACGCTCCGAGTTCCACAACACCATCGTCTCCGAGGTCCCAACACTGCATGGATcatattttatactttatactttacattttatgcatcatattttataaTTATAATGACATCTACATCTGTTTTCCTGTTAcaatcatttacatttatattaacattttatttcatgtctTAGTCACTTAGTTTTTTCTCTACTTTTACATTCTTGGCttttacatttatgttttaATCTTTTACACTACACTTTACATTGCATCATTTATATTTACAGTAACAGTTTCAACGTTTCTGTGACTCTCATCCACtgaaacagcagaataaacttcaGTTTCTAAATCAGCATGATCTAGATTAGTTAGATTACTTTACTAGATCACAAACATTACAGGCAACCAGCAggcaggaggtcagaggtcagagcagcctgacaaacctctctctctctctctctctctctctctctctctctctctctctctcgctctctctctctctctctctagtgggATCTGGTGTGTTCTCTTCGTCCGCTGAAGCAGATGATTCAGACGGTTTATATGGGCGGAGTCTTAGCTGGAGCCATCATCTTTGGAGGGCTGtcagacaggtaacacacacacacacacacacacacacacaccattttccCATCAATAAACCATCAACACATTAAtttagagacattagtataattacagtaaatggTTGGCACCAagcaggaagaggttctgttcttccagagcaaacataacatgacatgacatgacatgacatgacataacatgacatgacatgacatgacatgacatgacatgacatgacatgacatgacatgacatgacatgacatgacataacataacatgacatgacatgacatgacatgacatgacatgacatgacatgacataacatgacataaccAGAatcagatcagaatcagaaatactttattgatccctgaggggaaattgggtttcgttgcagttgctcacagaaatatatataggcatagagaaattataagaaaaatagaaatcagaaaataaatataaaaatatgtagaatatgtgcattatactacaatatataacaacaataatatagaaataagaaaaataagaaatttgtgggtgggtgtgggggagtaggaggaggaggaaatccctgacctgggcctttcactcctgcttttttccttcccctttgttttaaattattgcacaaaattattaccggaatcagtattgcacagtttaaaatataagtTATAAATTATGGGGTTATTAAGCTGCTGACGGGTGAAATAAGTCCAAGGTCCAGTCTACTGACTCAGAGTGTCTGACACTCTGAGGGAGGAGTTGAAAAGTTTGATGCCACAGGCAGAAATGACTTCCTGTGGCGCTCTGTGGTGCGTCTCGGTGGAATGAGTCTCGCACTGAATGTTCTCCTGTGCTTGACCAACACGTCATGGAGTGGGTGGGAGACTGTCCAGGATGACACGTAACTTGGacagcatcctcctctctgacacaGAGAGTCCAGCTCCACCCCCACAATGTCACCGGCCTTGCGGATCAGTTTGTTGAGTCTGTTGGCGTCCgctgccctcaacctgctgccctcaacctgctgccctcaacccgctgccctcaacctgctgccctcaacctgctgccctcaacccgctgccctcaacctgctgccctcaaCCCGCTGCCCTCAACCCGCTGCCCTCAACCCgctgccctcaacctgctgccctcaacctgctgccctcaaCCCGCTGCCCTCAACCCgctgccctcaacctgctgccctcaacccgctgccctcaacctgctgccccgGCACACAACAGCAAACAGGAGAGCACCGGCCACCACAAACTCATGACTCATGActcataacatgacatgacatgacatgacatgacatgacatgacatgacatgacatgacatcatgtcattcagcagacacttttgtccaaagcgccttacaataagaacattttgtcaacagtagtcaaaccaactgtgcatcacagtgttcatcagctaagactttaataggaataagtagcatttgtagaatcagaggttttgttttctttttggagtagaaggggaagaagacCGTTACATGATAGGTTGGTACAAGTGGGTCTAGGTGGAACCTGAAGAGATGAATGATGGGTAAAGATTCAGCCATTCTGACAGAGGGGCAGAGCTCGTCCCTCCATTGTGGTTCCAGGGAAGAGAAGAGTCGACTGGGATGAGCGACTTCTGAGTCCCGTAGCGACAAAGGGGCGGGGCGACCTGCAAGGAGCCGAGCGAAGGAGGCGGAGTCTGAACCCGACTGGTGATTGTAGAGGGAGGGGCGGGTCGATGTTCTGTCCTGTAGGAGAGACCAGGGACTTGAATCTGATGCAGCAGAGATGGAAGCCAGTGAAGAGaccggaagaggggagagacatgagagttttggttggttgaacagcAGACGGCTgcagcgttctgattggctgtaaaaGTCTGATGGCAGAGGGTCGCCCGTCCAGAAGAGGCTGCAGGAGTCCAGGAAGGAGAGGACCAGAACCTGGACCAGGAGCTGAGACGCTTCCCTCGTAAGGAATTCTGATGCTGTAGAGGGAAAACCTGCAGGAGTGGGTTCAGGATCAGTCAGAGGGGAGACACAGtgcagttgtcatggtgatggaggatcagtcagagaggagacacagtcCAGTTGTCATGGTGGTGGAGGatcagtcagagaggagacagtgcagttgtcatggtgatggaggatcagtcagagaggagacacagtgcagttgtcatggtgatggaggtCTGTGTGAGGACAGGCTGTCCTCTTTCAGGGAGAAACAGCAGCTCCGTCTGTCAGGatggagctggaggtggagaACAGACATCAGAGCTCTGAGGAGACGCTCCGTCAGTTTGTTtctgaggaaggagagagagatgaagacatgagaggagatcacatgACCGAGGGGTTTACTGtacagagagaacagcaggGACACCAGGACTGAACCCTGAGGGACTCCGGTGTTCAGAGAGCAGGTCTGGACAGAGATCCTCTCCATCAGACCTGGtgtgacctggtctctctctctctctctctctctctccctctccctctccctctctctgcaggttcGGCAGGCGCTCAGTCCTTATTTGGTCGTACCTCCAGGTGGCGTTGCTAGGCAGCTGCTCGGCTCTGTCTCCATCTTACTCTGCCTACTGCGTGTTCCGCTTCCTGACTGGGATGGCAGTTTCTGGAGTCATCCTGAACGCTGTCTCACTGagtacctgcctgtctgtctgcctgcctgcctgtctgtctgcctgcctgcctgcctgtctgcctgtctgtctgcctgtctgtctgtctgtctatttctctatctatgtaaaaaataaataaagataaaacactttctctctctctgtccctgtctctctctctctgtctctctctctagaggTGGAGTGGATCCCGACCAGTGCGAGGACCTTAGTGGGGACACTCAcctccttcttcttcacctTTGGTCAGATGATCTTGGCGGGGATTGCCTATTGGCTGAAGGACTGGAGGAAGCTGCAGGTGGCCGTCTGCGCCCCCCACTTCCTGTTCTTCGCCTACAGCTGGTCagtagccaatcagaagcctccAATAAAAAAGCAACCTAAAACTCTGATGAGGGAGGGCGGTTGGAGGGTGGTTGGAGGGCGGGTGGAGGGCGGCTGGAGGGCGGCTGGAGGGCGGTTGGAGGGCGGTTGGAGGGCGGCTGGAGGGCGGCTGGAGAGCGGTTGCCCGTGGTTACGATAGTGTTACAATCTTTAGTTTCTTTAGCCTTCCTTCAACATGGCAGCACAACCActgtaaccatggtaacagccCATAATAGATGGCAGATATCTCTGTACaagagaacagatcagaacagatcagaacagatcagatcagaacagagcagatcagatcagatcagatcagatcagatcagaacagatcagatcagaacagagcagatcagatcagatcagatcagatcagagcagatcagaacagaacagaacagatcagatcagaacagatcagatcagatcagatcagatcagatcagaacagagcagatcagatcagagcagatcagaacagaacagaacagatcagatcagatcagaacagagcagatcagatcagaacagatcagatcagatcagatcagaacagaacagaacagatcagatcagatcagagcagatcagaacagaacagaacagatcagatcagaacagatcagaacagaacagatcagatcagaacagatcagatcagatcagatcagaacagagcagatcagatcagagcagatcagaacagatcagaacagatcagaacagaacagaacagatcagaacaggacagaacagatcagaacagatcagaacagatcagaacagagcagatcagaacaaatcagattagatcagatttgAACAGATCAATACTTTGAGCTAGAGAGATGAGATTGTTTCGTTTGAAGCTACAGGAGTAGAGCTTTCCAGTAAGCCCcactttgtttctgtctgtaaaaCACTATGCAATGTAGTACAACATTGGGAAGGTTTCCCTATTGGCTTGAGCATTGCTTCATcctatgcgtgtgtgtacagatCGACTGTTATCGGCCATCTTTGTTGCCACAtgttttgatgacatcatcacatttGACCTCTCAGGTCTTAAATGTActtaaaagattaaaaacatttgTTCAGGTGGGAGTTAATTCTGAACTGTCTAGTCTCTGATTGGTCAGGTTCAGAGCTGTCTGGTCTCTGATTGGTCAGGTGGTACTTGGTTCTGAGCTATCTGGTCTCTGATTGGTCAGGTGGTACTTGGTTCTGAGCTATCTGGTCTCTGATTGGTCAGGTGGTACTCGGAGTCGGCCCGTTGGTTGGTTCTGAACCGGCGGTCGGAGGAGGCGCTGAAGAGTCTTCACCGTGTCGCTCGAATCAACGGCAAACCAGAGATGACCGAGAAGATAACCTTGGAGGtaaactgcctgtctgtctgtctacctttctgtctgtctgtctgtctgtctgtctacctttctgtctgtctgtctgtctacctgtctgtctgtctgtctgtctgtctacctttctgtctatctgtctgtctgtctgtctacctttctgtctatctgtctgtctgtctgtctacctttctgtctgtctgtctgtctgtctgtctgtctacctttctgtctgtctgtctacctttctgtctgtctgtctgtctacctgtctgtctgtctacctttctatctgtctgtctgtctgtccacctgtctgtctgtctacctttctgtctgtctgatggacTGTCTACCTGTCTTAGTATCATCCATCCCACATT
Proteins encoded:
- the oatx gene encoding solute carrier family 22 member 6 isoform X2, producing the protein MGFTDLLDKVGGFGRFQWLHVTLISLPGLLMASQNLLNNFTAGIPAHRCHLQVNYTHYNLSDHQVPQLLRAFIPLDSNGRLDRCRRYVQPQWQLLANSSSNSSELQTEECSDGWTYERSEFHNTIVSEWDLVCSLRPLKQMIQTVYMGGVLAGAIIFGGLSDRFGRRSVLIWSYLQVALLGSCSALSPSYSAYCVFRFLTGMAVSGVILNAVSLKVEWIPTSARTLVGTLTSFFFTFGQMILAGIAYWLKDWRKLQVAVCAPHFLFFAYSWWYSESARWLVLNRRSEEALKSLHRVARINGKPEMTEKITLEDLQSHMKKEIESSQSSFTAYDLLRTRGMRRISICLLAVWFSTSFAYYGLAMDLQKFGVSIYLMQIIFGAVDFPAKLLALGMLSYLGRRVSQATCLFLSALIIFTNIFVPTEMQTFRTALACLGKGFTSASFTTVYLYTGELYPTVIRQTGMGFVSTMARVGSMAAPAVLILDEVLPALPSVVYGGAAVVAGGFACFLPETLNVPLPDTIEDVEENWSRGRSAQQLQTEGVALKEGVVSDEDVACQRGVVSKEGVALKEMKEGEGTGLNAL
- the oatx gene encoding solute carrier family 22 member 6 isoform X1, which produces MGFTDLLDKVGGFGRFQWLHVTLISLPGLLMASQNLLNNFTAGIPAHRCHLQVNYTHYNLSDHQVDEQQLLRAFIPLDSNGRLDRCRRYVQPQWQLLANSSSNSSELQTEECSDGWTYERSEFHNTIVSEWDLVCSLRPLKQMIQTVYMGGVLAGAIIFGGLSDRFGRRSVLIWSYLQVALLGSCSALSPSYSAYCVFRFLTGMAVSGVILNAVSLKVEWIPTSARTLVGTLTSFFFTFGQMILAGIAYWLKDWRKLQVAVCAPHFLFFAYSWWYSESARWLVLNRRSEEALKSLHRVARINGKPEMTEKITLEDLQSHMKKEIESSQSSFTAYDLLRTRGMRRISICLLAVWFSTSFAYYGLAMDLQKFGVSIYLMQIIFGAVDFPAKLLALGMLSYLGRRVSQATCLFLSALIIFTNIFVPTEMQTFRTALACLGKGFTSASFTTVYLYTGELYPTVIRQTGMGFVSTMARVGSMAAPAVLILDEVLPALPSVVYGGAAVVAGGFACFLPETLNVPLPDTIEDVEENWSRGRSAQQLQTEGVALKEGVVSDEDVACQRGVVSKEGVALKEMKEGEGTGLNAL